In the Helicoverpa zea isolate HzStark_Cry1AcR chromosome 27, ilHelZeax1.1, whole genome shotgun sequence genome, one interval contains:
- the LOC124643299 gene encoding ATP-dependent zinc metalloprotease YME1L yields MFSLNSLNTQNQILVSFSQLSSRYSSVFRHRKQNSGKNKNVRGQEGSVAHDAIVCQESLEETIRNFDKNVLSEMKTIEFRTLATRACRPRLRDMASARKVSHISADSFEQNKNGWQHVPAVTVDFTGKRTRLNIHENFSRLLLGGGTFQFAVQTRGFKTERGIHADLKRNPNLINRLRLSAQEPDKQQQCPEVAPRLDKLLNEDSSHLTHQQKDKIKIAFAEGYLAGSHPDNVRGTKASKYLKLVQQLLTIVLFLAIFVSLMASVSGTVFRIQLGNQVEVDPEDISVTFEDVKGADEAKQELKDVVEFLKSPEKFSTLGGKLPKGVLLVGPPGTGKTLLARAVAGEARVPFFHAAGPEFDEILVGQGARRVRDLFKAAKERAPCVIFIDEIDSVGAKRTNSVLHPYANQTINQLLSEMDGFHQNEGVIVLGATNRRDDLDQALLRPGRFDVEVNVPTPDYGGRREILELYLARVRAHPEVDCDVLARGTTGFTGADLENMVNQAALKAAIDGAKTVTMKYLEDARDKVLMGPERRSRLPDEEANTITAYHEGGHAIVAYFTKDSHPLHKVTIIPRGPSLGHTAYIPAKERYHVTKQQLLAMMDTMMGGRAAEELVFGPEKITSGASSDLKQATSIACHMVREWGMSEKVGLRTMESSRTALQQSEQLGPYTNELVDGEIKKILSDSYDRAKAILRNHAKEHKALAEALLKYETLDADDIKAIMNGEKIKVERHGRPNKEPSPSSAPSAPSGAGLLGSPHPAPA; encoded by the exons TGAGATGAAAACCATAGAGTTTCGTACCCTGGCGACTCGGGCGTGTCGTCCGCGGCTGCGAGACATGGCGTCCGCGCGGAAGGTGTCCCACATATCCGCCGACAGCTTCGAGCAGAACAAGAACGGGTGGCAACATGTGCCTGCGGTCACTGTGGACTTTACTGGCAAACGGACGAG ACTAAACATACACGAGAACTTCAGCCGCCTCCTGCTAGGCGGGGGTACGTTCCAGTTCGCCGTGCAGACGCGCGGGTTCAAGACCGAGCGCGGCATACACGCCGACCTCAAGCGGAACCCTAACCTCATTAATAGGCTTC GCTTAAGCGCCCAAGAGCCAGACAAGCAGCAGCAGTGCCCGGAGGTGGCTCCTCGCTTAGACAAGCTGCTCAATGAGGACTCTTCACATCTCACGCACCAGCAGAAGGACAAGATCAAGATCGCCTTCGCTGAGGGGTATCTTGCAG GTTCACATCCTGACAACGTCCGCGGCACTAAAGCCTCAAAATACCTGAAGCTGGTGCAGCAGCTCCTCACCATCGTGCTGTTCCTCGCTATCTTCGTCAGCCTCATGGCGTCCGTCAGCGGCACTGTCTTCAG GATCCAGCTGGGTAACCAGGTGGAGGTTGACCCTGAGGACATCTCCGTCACCTTCGAGGACGTCAAGGGCGCTGACGAAGCCAAACAGGAACTTAAGGATGTT GTGGAATTCCTAAAGTCCCCGGAGAAGTTCTCGACCCTGGGCGGCAAGCTGCCCAAGGGGGTGCTGCTAGTGGGCCCCCCCGGCACCGGCAAGACGCTGCTGGCGCGGGCCGTGGCCGGCGAGGCACGGGTGCCCTTCTTCCATGCTGCCGGACCTGAGTTCGATGAGATATTGGTGGGTCAGGGTGCGAGGCGTGTTAGGGATTTGTTCA AAGCGGCCAAAGAACGTGCTCCGTGCGTGATATTCATAGACGAGATAGACTCCGTCGGTGCCAAGCGGACCAACAGTGTACTACACCCATATGCTAACCAG ACAATAAACCAGCTGCTATCAGAAATGGACGGCTTCCATCAGAACGAGGGCGTCATAGTGCTCGGAGCCACCAACCGTCGCGACGACTTGGACCAGGCGCTGCTGCGGCCGGGACGCTTCGACGTCGAG GTAAACGTACCAACCCCAGACTACGGAGGTCGTCGCGAGATTTTAGAACTGTACCTGGCTCGGGTCCGAGCTCATCCGGAGGTGGACTGCGACGTGCTGGCGAGAGGCACTACCGGCTTCACTGGCGCCGACCTGGAGAATATGGTCAATCAGGCTGCTCTTAA GGCAGCAATAGACGGCGCTAAGACCGTCACGATGAAGTACTTGGAAGACGCGCGGGACAAGGTGCTGATGGGCCCCGAGCGACGCTCCCGCCTGCCGGACGAGGAGGCCAACACCATCACCGCCTACCACGAGGGGGGACATGCTATTGTGGCGTACTTCACTAAG GACTCACATCCACTACACAAGGTGACGATCATACCGCGCGGCCCCTCACTTGGACACACCGCATACATACCTGCTAAAGAAAg ATACCACGTGACGAAGCAGCAGTTGCTTGCGATGATGGACACCATGATGGGAGGCCGGGCCGCTGAGGAACTCGTTTTCGGACCAGAGAAGATCACCTCCG GCGCATCATCAGACTTAAAGCAGGCGACGTCAATAGCATGTCACATGGTGCGTGAGTGGGGCATGAGCGAGAAGGTGGGGCTGCGGACCATGGAGTCCTCGCGCACCGCCCTGCAGCAGAGCGAGCAACTCGGCCCCTACACCAACGAGCTG GTGGACGGTGAAATCAAGAAGATCCTGTCGGACAGCTACGACCGCGCCAAGGCCATCCTGCGCAACCACGCCAAGGAGCACAAGGCGCTAGCCGAGGCGCTACTCAA ATACGAAACTCTAGACGCAGACGACATAAAAGCCATCATGAACGGCGAGAAAATCAAAGTAGAACGTCATGGGCGGCCCAACAAGGAGCCCTCCCCCAGCTCCGCCCCCTCCGCGCCCTCGGGGGCGGGGCTTCTCGGCAGCCCCCACCCCGCCCCCGCCTAG